The following is a genomic window from Burkholderia oklahomensis C6786.
TCGGCGACCGAGCGGATATGGCTGTTGACGCCGAAGATCTCCTGAATGATGACGACGGCCGGGCCCTTGCCGCGCTTGGGCAGCGCGAGATAGCCGCCGAACGTGTCGTTGCCTGCGGGGATGTCGATCCATTGCGAAGCCATGCTGATCTCCTGGCAAAGCAGGACCGGTGACGGTCCTGACGGTGAATGTAAAAGCGGGGCCCAGTGTGCCATCAAACCTCCGTCGATGCAGTGACGCGCCATGCCCGCGCAACGCCCGCGCCCGAGGCGTTCGCGCGAGCCCCGGGGCGCTCGCGCGAGCCTTCTCGCCGCGCGATCGGATCGATCTGGATTATTCATTTTTCAGCGCCGTCGCGCGCGGGTACAGTCGTTGCATCGATCCCGCCGGTCTCCCGCGTGACCGCATCCGCATCCCTGCATTCATTCGAGGATTCGCCATGACTTCCCGCATTGCCCCGACTCCGTTCGCCGTCCGCTTCGACTTGCGTCTGCCGCTCGTGCAGGCGCCGATGGTCGGCGCGACGACGCCCGCGCTCGTCGCGGCCGCGTCCAACGCCGGCGCGCTCGGCAGCCTGGGCGGCGCGTCGTTCGCGCCCGACAGGCTCGCCGCCGAGATCGACGCGGTGCGCGCGGCGACGAGCCGTCCGTTCGCCGTGAATCTGTTCGTGCTGCCCGACGCGCATCCGGACGACGCGACCGTGCGTCGCGCGCTCGCCGCGATCGACCCGCTGCGCGCGCAGTTCGGACTGCCGCCCGGCGCGCCGCCCGCGCGCTACGCGCCCGATTTTCGCGCGCAGCTCGATGCGCTCGTCGACGCGCGCGTGCCGGTCGCGAGCTTCACGTTCGGCGTGCTCGACAAGGAAGACGTCGCGCGGCTGCAGGCGGCGGGCACGTACGTGATCGGCACCGCGACGCACGTCGCCGAAGGCCTCGCGTGGCAGTCGGCCGGCGCCGACGCGATCTGCGCACAGGGTGCGGAAGCGGGCGGCCATCGCGGCACGTTCATCGGCTCGGCCGAAGACGCGCTCGTCGGCACGATGGCGCTCGTGCCGCAGCTCGTCGACGCGACCGGCCTGCCGGTGCTCGCGGCGGGCGGCATCATGGACGGACGCGGAATCGCCGCCGCGCTCGCGCTCGGCGCGCAGGCGGCGCAGCTCGGCACCGCGTTCCTCGCATGCGCGGAAAGCGCGATCCCCGCGTGCTGGAAGGCGCGCCTGCTCACGAGCGACGACACGTCGACGGCCGTCACGCGCGCGATCACGGGCCGGCATGCACGCGGCATCCGCAACGCGTTGATGACGCAACTGACCGAGCGACTCGATTCGGTCGCGCCGTACCCGGTGCAAAACGCGCTGACGCAAGAGCTGCGGCAAGCAGCCGCGCGC
Proteins encoded in this region:
- a CDS encoding NAD(P)H-dependent flavin oxidoreductase → MTSRIAPTPFAVRFDLRLPLVQAPMVGATTPALVAAASNAGALGSLGGASFAPDRLAAEIDAVRAATSRPFAVNLFVLPDAHPDDATVRRALAAIDPLRAQFGLPPGAPPARYAPDFRAQLDALVDARVPVASFTFGVLDKEDVARLQAAGTYVIGTATHVAEGLAWQSAGADAICAQGAEAGGHRGTFIGSAEDALVGTMALVPQLVDATGLPVLAAGGIMDGRGIAAALALGAQAAQLGTAFLACAESAIPACWKARLLTSDDTSTAVTRAITGRHARGIRNALMTQLTERLDSVAPYPVQNALTQELRQAAARAGDAEYLSLWSGQGAPLGKHRDAAQTTAQLIDALDSEWRATLSRHTISVD